In the Halococcus sediminicola genome, CTCATCCTCGTCGTGGCGACGGCGGCGTCGAACGAACCGCCAGCGACCGCCGCGAGCGTCGCTTGCGCGCAGCCGAATCGACGGATATCGCCGAAACACTCGGCGAGCGCGCCCACCGTGGTTCCGAAGTCCCCGCCGAGGAGGATCGGCGCGACCGCGAACGTCTCGGGGTCCTCGCGCGCGCTCACGCGAACCGGGTTGCCGTTGAGCGTCGTCTCCTCCCCGTCGGCGAGATACGTATCGCCGAGTGCCGGAAACACCGTGGCCGCCGCGACCGGTTCGCCGTCGGCCACCGCTGCGACGCTGGTTCCCCAGACTCGTAACCCGCGGACGAAGTTGCTCGTCCCGTCGATGGGGTCGATGATCCACGCCGGCCCGTCCTCTGGCACGGTCTTCCGGGCATCCGACTCCTCGCCGACGATGGCGTCGTCCGGAAATCCCTCGCGGATGCAGTCGACGGTGCGACGCTGGGCGGCGCGGTCGGTTGCGGTGACGAGGTCGGTTTTGTCCGATTTCGTCTCCACCGAGAGGTCGCCACGGAACGCTTCGAGCGCGACGCTCGCGCCGACGTCGGCCGCTCGTGTCGCGCACTCGGCCCGGGTCTCTGTCATGACGGACGCGACGACGCCGGGGAGTAAAAATCGGTCGCCGGAAGCAAACCATTAGACCCCGCGGCGCGAGGCCCCGGTATGACGCTTCGCACACCGCCGCTTGCCAGTAGCCACGAGGCCCGCGACGCAACGGTCACGGAGTTCGGCGGCTGGGAGATGCCCGTCGAGTTCGACTCGATCCGCACCGAACACGAGAGCGTCCGCGAGCGGGTCGGCAAGTTCGA is a window encoding:
- a CDS encoding inositol monophosphatase family protein, with amino-acid sequence MTETRAECATRAADVGASVALEAFRGDLSVETKSDKTDLVTATDRAAQRRTVDCIREGFPDDAIVGEESDARKTVPEDGPAWIIDPIDGTSNFVRGLRVWGTSVAAVADGEPVAAATVFPALGDTYLADGEETTLNGNPVRVSAREDPETFAVAPILLGGDFGTTVGALAECFGDIRRFGCAQATLAAVAGGSFDAAVATTRMSPWDTVAGAHMIRRAGGRVTDLAGQPWRHDSDGLVASNGHAHEELLDTLRSAAEK